The following coding sequences lie in one Montipora foliosa isolate CH-2021 chromosome 11, ASM3666993v2, whole genome shotgun sequence genomic window:
- the LOC137976700 gene encoding uncharacterized protein yields MSISQDQINLLKKGPSFCPIPKDVDWQRVYDDLEAFEARLRTAVFFIENSPEDSQESTGHLPQVPKEKKWKPPPLSYPELELFLSSVRRDLINPRNIKLARDNLTKGERVALKQFRNSDVVIRIQDKGSRFVLIEKGEYEDKMFGQLQNQLHYKPLQEDPTITHVTRVESWCDKWVRKGEISNK; encoded by the coding sequence ATGTCCATTAGCCAAGACCAAATCAATCTACTCAAGAAAGGACCATCTTTCTGCCCCATACCAAAAGATGTTGACTGGCAACGTGTATACGACGATTTGGAAGCTTTTGAGGCCCGCTTGCGGACAGCAgtctttttcattgaaaatagCCCTGAAGATAGTCAAGAGTCAACTGGTCACCTTCCTCAAGTtccgaaagaaaagaaatggaagccacCACCATTAAGCTATCCAGAACTTGAACTTTTTCTATCCAGTGTTAGGCGTGATTTGATAAATCCTCGGAATATTAAATTAGCTAGAGATAACCTAACCAAAGGAGAACGAGTTGCGTTAAAACAATTTAGAAATTCTGATGTGGTAATTCGGATACAAGATAAAGGTTCTCGCTTTGTTTTAATTGAGAAAGGGGAATACGAGGATAAAATGTTCGGTCAGCTTCAAAACCAATTGCATTATAAACCCTTACAAGAGGATCCTACTATTACGCATGTGACTCGGGTTGAGAGCTGGTGTGACAAATGGGTCAGAAAAGGTGAAATTTCAAACAAGTAG